Below is a window of Streptomyces sp. NBC_00223 DNA.
ACCGGCCGCTACTGCGCGCGCAGGTCGCCGAGCAGTTCGTCGATGAGGTGTTCCTCCTCGACTCGGACGCGGTGGTGCCCGAGGGCATCGCCGAGGGGCGGGTCCCATGGGGTGCGGGCCGGGGAGCCGGTGGTGAGCGGGGTGCCGAGGCCTCGGTCGACGGCGGCCAGGTAGGAGGCGGCGTCGTAGCGCCACGGTGTGGCGTCGAAGAGGCGCAGAAGGCTGGTGGCGATGCGGACTCCGCCCCAGTCGAAGTCGCTGTGGAAGGCCAGGCGGCAGCCCCCGTCGAGGAGGTGCCGCAGCAGGCTGCGCGCCGCGGCGGAGAGGGCACCCTCCGTGCAGATCAGCGGGGGGCAGCCAGGGCCGAGTTCGTCGGCCGCCGCGGCGAGCACCGCCGGGTTCTCGCAGACCCGCACCAGGTGGTCGTGGACTCCCAGGTCGGGAACCCGGCGGGTCAGCTGGCGCAGCGTCAGGACCGCAGGTTCCCCCTCGTCGCGGGCAGCAGCGAGCATCCGGCCGAGGGCCCCGCTGTCGGAGCCGGGCAGGCCCAAGGTGAGGACGCGTGAGGAGAGGACGTCCCGCGCGACCCCGACGGCGGCCCAGGCGGCCCGCCGGCCATCGGGCTCGGCGGTAGCCGCGGCGGGCAGG
It encodes the following:
- a CDS encoding TIGR02679 family protein, whose protein sequence is MDLPRLRRLLGVPETAWLVERVRDRLAAGRPLDTSATLRPATPEQRRAAESLLGRRLRSGVSLTVPLAEVDRILRESLASPDGLAAAVVALTGPVADKRAQEAALAASWRQALAELDQPTVTGRSALAPWPAMVASTGLLKRLSGGDPATARRLAADAVRVLTRLPADGLALPVLAARTVGDAHALDDGRPLVALVLSAVRYLADLPAAATAEPDGRRAAWAAVGVARDVLSSRVLTLGLPGSDSGALGRMLAAARDEGEPAVLTLRQLTRRVPDLGVHDHLVRVCENPAVLAAAADELGPGCPPLICTEGALSAAARSLLRHLLDGGCRLAFHSDFDWGGVRIATSLLRLFDATPWRYDAASYLAAVDRGLGTPLTTGSPARTPWDPPLGDALGHHRVRVEEEHLIDELLGDLRAQ